The following nucleotide sequence is from Pseudomonas sessilinigenes.
TGCATCAGGCCAGTAGGCCCACTGCCGCTCTTCGCATTGGGTTGCAAGGCCGATTCCTTGAACGCCAGGGCTGCAAGGTTCAGCCAATCCATGCCCTGCTCCCCGGCATGCTTCTGCAGCACCGGACGCAGCTTCTCCAATCGCTGACGATCAGCCCGGGCCAAGGGATAGTGCACCTGATACTGGCGTCGATAGGTACGCAAGAATGCTACATCCTGATCCGCCGGGGTTTTGTAGGTCTTGAGGAAACGATCGATGCTCGCCCGCAGCATCGAAGCGTCGCGACGGACGAACCAGTGCTCCTCCCCCGGATCGCTGATCTTCAATTGGCGATCAAAACGCAACTTCGGCAGGATCTTGCTCCACCGCTCTGCAATCGGCTGCTCCACGATAGTCAGGTGGAAGATGCCCCCTTGGACCATTTCCAGCACATCCTCCACTGCCAGGCTGGGGTCGACCCACTCGATCTTGATCGGTGCCAGCTTGCGCAGCGCCAATCGCTGGTTGATCTGGCTCACCGCATCCCCGGCAGCACTGCCGGTAGTCAGGGTCAGGGTCTTTCCGGAGAGTTGCTCGGGTCGCGTATAGCGGCGCTCGCCCTTGATGCCTACCAGTAGAAGGGGAACATTGCTGGCAATTGGATCACTGGAGCTGACGGCATGCCCTGGCTGGGCCTCGAGCAATTCTCCTGGCGCCACCAGGTCCCCTTCTCCACGCTGCAAGGCGCCCAGTAGCTGGTCCTTGGCCTTGGGAATGATCTTGAGGCTGATTTCCTGGCCATCGCGGGCGTGACCGTTAAGGTATTGCTCGAACGCCCGCAAACGATGGTACTCGACACCGATAGGCTGGCCCTTGACCTCACCGGAACTATTACGGCTCTGGTTGACCAGCACTCGCAGTACGCGGCTGCTACGGATTTCCGCCAGGTCGCGCACCTTGCCCGAAGCCAGCACTTCCGGCGGGCCTGCCAAGCGCGCCATTGCCGGCAACGGCAATAGCAATGTCAGGCACAACGCAAACAACATCGAGGATCGGATCATCCGTTCTCCGCAAAGAATACTGTTCAACCCTTCGTCGCTTTTTAAGGATTGGTCGACAGAAACCGAGCGCCTTGAGCGCTGACAAGGTGCGAAAGACAGGTGAAATGGCCTCAGGACGTTGTGGCCACGATCTGCCTCCGGCAGCAAAAGACAGCTTCAACTCGTTGTAGTTCTTGGTTTTTCTTATTAAATCTACAGCTCTGATATGCTTTCCGGCCGCAGGCGGAGATAGCACCATGCAACTCATCGATATTGGCGTCAACCTGACCAATCCGTGTTTTTCCGAAAAACACCAAGCCGTTCTCGATCGAGCTTATGCAGCCGGAGTCTGTCAGTTGGTCGTGACCGGGACCAGTATCGAGGGCAGCGAACAAGCCCTGGAGCTATGCCAGCAACTGGACACCAGCGGCCAGAGACTGTTCGCCACGGCCGGTCTGCATCCCCATAGCGCCAGCGACTGGAACACCGACAGCACACGGCGCTTGCGGGCCCTGCTGGGCGAACCACAGGTACGAGCGATTGGTGAATGCGGCCTGGACTTCAACCGTGACTTCTCCCCTCGCCCGCAGCAGGAAAAGGTGCTGGAAGAACACCTGGCCTTGGCCGTCGAGCTGCAACTGCCGGTATTTCTCCACGAACGCGACGCCAGCCAGCGCCTGCTGGATATCCTCAAGGACTTTCGTGACCGTTTGCCGGCAGCCGTAGTGCACTGTTTCACCGGCGAGCGACAAGCGTTATTCAGCTACCTGGACCTGGATCTGCACATCGGCATCACCGGCTGGATCTGCGACGAGCGCCGAGGCACTCACTTGCATCCGCTGGTACGCGAGATCCCTCGTGGGCGCCTGATGCTGGAAAGCGACGCCCCCTATTTGCTGCCTCGCAGCCTGCGGCCAAAACCGAAGAACGGGCGCAATGAACCAGCCTATCTGCCAGAGGTACTCCGCGAAGTGGCCTTGCACCGGCAGGAAACACCCGAAGACCTGGCCAGCCATAGCACCGCTTGTGCCAGGGCCTTTTTTGGCTTGTCAGAAATTGGTTGATGCATATCAAGATTTTTCTGACCCCATAGGGGCACAATAATGGCACCTTGCCAATACTATTCCGCTCAATCAGAGAAGACCTTCTATGGGTGCCTGGCTTAGCAATATCTCGCTGAAATACAAATTCTGGGCGGTCAATGCGGTCGCCTTCGTCACCACCTTGTTGCTGGTGCTGTATGCAGTACAACTGGAACAGCAGGCCCGCGGCCAGAACGCCCAGGTGGCGGCTCAGGCTCAAGCTCGCCTGCTCGATGCCTGGCCTGCTGGCACAGCGCTGCCCAGCGCCGAGAACCTGGTGTATTTCTCCCGTGGACAGACACCAACCCTGAACGACCAGCCCCTGCCGCAGCTGAACGGCGCCAATGGTTGGGTCCAGCTCAACCACCTGCCATTGTTTGGCGAAAATCCGTTGCTGGGCGCCGAAGTCATCAGTCGTGCCGATGGCCAGCAAATCGCGGTGGTGGCCCATACGCCCAGCCTCGCCCAGGTTTTCAGCGATCGCTTCACCAACTATGCGGTCGCCGTATTCATCCTGATGTTCGCCATGCTCTGCGCTTCGCAGTTGCTGATCCGCTTCCTTCTCAGCCAGCTCAATACCCTGAAGGACGTGATGCTGCATGTAGAAAAGACCGGCGATCTGGCGGCCCGGGTACCGCTGTCCTGCAAGGACGAAGTGGGCCAGATGGCCAGTGCCTTCAACGCCATGCAGGCCGGCTACCAGCGAGTGGTGAATACCGTGGCCAACACTGCCCGCCAACTCGACCAGGGAGCCGCACGCCTGGCTTCGAGCATGAATGATGTGCGCCACGGCATGCTCGGCCAGCAAAGCGAAACCGACCAGGCCGCGACGGCCATCAATGAAATGTCCGCCACTGTCTACCATATCGCCCAGCATGCGGGCGCAACTCGGGACCTCTCGCAAACTGCGGACACCCTGGCCGGCACTGGGCATGAAGTGGTGGGCCGGGTACAGAAGTCCATCGCCGGGCTGTCCAACGGCGTGCAGCAGACCGCCGAGATGATCCAGAAGCTGGCCGAGGACAGCCAGAAGATCAACGGCGTGGTCAACGTTATCCACAGCATCGCCGAGCAAACCAACCTACTGGCCCTCAACGCCGCCATCGAAGCCGCCCGGGCCGGCGAGATGGGCCGGGGCTTCGCCGTGGTGGCCGACGAAGTACGAAACCTGGCCAAGCGCGTGCAGACCTCTACCGACGAAATCACCAGCATGGTCTCCGCCCTCCAGGCCGGCACCCGCGATGCCGTGGACTTCATGCAGGAAAGCTCATTCAAGGCCGATGACTGCGTACAGCAGGCCCAGGAGGCTGGCGCTGCCCTGGAGGAAATCACTGGTGCTGTTGCCCAGATGCGCGAGAGCAACACCCAGATTGCCGTCGCTGCGGAACAGCAGAGCCAGGTGGCGGAGGAAATGAACCGGGCAGTGGTCAGCATCCGCGACGTGACCGAGAACACGGTGCAACAGACTGTCGCCTCTGCGACGACCAGCAGCGAACTGGCCACCCTCGCCGGCGAACTGAGCAAGGCCATCGGCCAGCTCAAGCTCTGAATCGACGCCATCTGCCAAGGGGTGAGGCCTGCTCACCCCCTCTCTCCCAGAGCCCCGCGGTTGTGCTATCG
It contains:
- a CDS encoding transglycosylase SLT domain-containing protein codes for the protein MIRSSMLFALCLTLLLPLPAMARLAGPPEVLASGKVRDLAEIRSSRVLRVLVNQSRNSSGEVKGQPIGVEYHRLRAFEQYLNGHARDGQEISLKIIPKAKDQLLGALQRGEGDLVAPGELLEAQPGHAVSSSDPIASNVPLLLVGIKGERRYTRPEQLSGKTLTLTTGSAAGDAVSQINQRLALRKLAPIKIEWVDPSLAVEDVLEMVQGGIFHLTIVEQPIAERWSKILPKLRFDRQLKISDPGEEHWFVRRDASMLRASIDRFLKTYKTPADQDVAFLRTYRRQYQVHYPLARADRQRLEKLRPVLQKHAGEQGMDWLNLAALAFKESALQPNAKSGSGPTGLMQITPSAAQRVGVSNIQSVDSNVQAGAKYLAMIRRKFFSSPKLNERERMAFVLAAYNMGPERVQGMRNEARRRGLNPNQWFFQVERIAMEQVGVGAVSYVNSVNKYYLAFDRERDSLEPRERKVVSRK
- a CDS encoding TatD family hydrolase, which codes for MQLIDIGVNLTNPCFSEKHQAVLDRAYAAGVCQLVVTGTSIEGSEQALELCQQLDTSGQRLFATAGLHPHSASDWNTDSTRRLRALLGEPQVRAIGECGLDFNRDFSPRPQQEKVLEEHLALAVELQLPVFLHERDASQRLLDILKDFRDRLPAAVVHCFTGERQALFSYLDLDLHIGITGWICDERRGTHLHPLVREIPRGRLMLESDAPYLLPRSLRPKPKNGRNEPAYLPEVLREVALHRQETPEDLASHSTACARAFFGLSEIG
- a CDS encoding methyl-accepting chemotaxis protein produces the protein MGAWLSNISLKYKFWAVNAVAFVTTLLLVLYAVQLEQQARGQNAQVAAQAQARLLDAWPAGTALPSAENLVYFSRGQTPTLNDQPLPQLNGANGWVQLNHLPLFGENPLLGAEVISRADGQQIAVVAHTPSLAQVFSDRFTNYAVAVFILMFAMLCASQLLIRFLLSQLNTLKDVMLHVEKTGDLAARVPLSCKDEVGQMASAFNAMQAGYQRVVNTVANTARQLDQGAARLASSMNDVRHGMLGQQSETDQAATAINEMSATVYHIAQHAGATRDLSQTADTLAGTGHEVVGRVQKSIAGLSNGVQQTAEMIQKLAEDSQKINGVVNVIHSIAEQTNLLALNAAIEAARAGEMGRGFAVVADEVRNLAKRVQTSTDEITSMVSALQAGTRDAVDFMQESSFKADDCVQQAQEAGAALEEITGAVAQMRESNTQIAVAAEQQSQVAEEMNRAVVSIRDVTENTVQQTVASATTSSELATLAGELSKAIGQLKL